A genomic region of uncultured Paludibaculum sp. contains the following coding sequences:
- a CDS encoding ABC transporter ATP-binding protein, giving the protein MFHRSHGPRRGAFGQPSDKEPPISLKTIQWRRLLSHLTPYRGRMILAILALLVSSGLGLAFPMVLVRLLDSATHARDLSALNSLALSLLGIFLVQAAFSFIQSNLLAVIGERIVCDLRTRLYNHLHSQSLDFYAGRRVGEIISRLSSDVTQMRTVLTSNVTSLLSQSVSLIGALVIVVSINVQLTLFILALIPPLIAVVAVFGRKIQKASTGVQDQLADSTIVAEEALQGIRVVKSFGREQHETERYGNATRKTLAAAVRMAVVHSLFSSIMMFLGFSTIAAIMWYGGREVIAGHLTLAMISGFLMYGIMIAGSLGGLAGLYGQFRAAIGGVQRVFEILDLHPTVQDAPDAAQLSVVDGRIRFDNVTFQYEPNVPVIRGITLEIQAGEILALVGPSGAGKSTLFNLIPRFYDPATGSVQIDGRDLRSVTQQSLRDQMALVPQETMLFGGTIRENILYGRLDASDGEMIEAARAANAHDFIMEFPLHYDTVVGERGAKLSGGQRQRIAIARAILKNPRILLLDEATSSLDNDSEGLVQEALNRLMQGRTTVIIAHRLSTIKVAHRIAVLDAGRIVELGTHRELMELDGLYAHLYSMQFPDAITTRPLARRPVGTAPLPAPVAELSAG; this is encoded by the coding sequence ATGTTCCATCGTTCGCACGGGCCCCGGCGCGGGGCCTTCGGCCAGCCATCTGACAAGGAACCACCGATTTCGCTGAAGACGATTCAGTGGCGGCGCTTGCTCAGCCACCTCACGCCCTACCGCGGGCGTATGATTCTCGCGATTCTCGCTCTACTTGTGTCCTCGGGCCTCGGCCTGGCCTTTCCCATGGTTCTCGTGCGGCTGCTTGATTCGGCCACGCACGCCCGTGATTTGTCCGCACTGAACAGCCTGGCGCTGTCCTTGCTCGGGATCTTCCTCGTCCAAGCGGCCTTTTCGTTCATCCAGTCGAACCTTCTGGCCGTCATCGGCGAACGCATCGTCTGTGACCTGCGCACCAGACTCTACAACCACCTGCACAGTCAGTCGCTCGACTTCTACGCCGGCCGCCGCGTCGGCGAGATCATCTCGCGCCTGTCCAGCGACGTGACACAGATGCGGACCGTGCTTACCAGTAACGTGACTTCCCTACTCAGCCAAAGCGTGTCGCTCATTGGTGCGCTCGTCATCGTGGTGTCCATCAATGTTCAGCTCACCCTCTTCATCCTGGCCCTGATTCCACCGCTCATCGCGGTCGTGGCCGTTTTTGGCCGGAAGATCCAGAAGGCCAGCACCGGAGTCCAGGACCAGTTGGCCGACTCCACCATCGTGGCCGAGGAGGCCTTGCAGGGCATCCGCGTTGTGAAGAGCTTCGGGCGCGAGCAGCACGAGACCGAACGCTATGGCAACGCCACACGGAAGACCCTGGCGGCCGCCGTACGTATGGCCGTGGTCCATTCCCTGTTCAGCTCCATCATGATGTTTCTGGGCTTCAGCACTATCGCGGCCATCATGTGGTACGGCGGCCGCGAGGTGATTGCCGGACACCTGACGCTGGCCATGATCAGCGGCTTCCTCATGTACGGCATCATGATCGCGGGCAGCCTTGGTGGGCTCGCCGGCCTGTACGGACAGTTCCGCGCCGCCATCGGGGGCGTCCAGCGTGTCTTTGAGATCCTCGACCTCCACCCCACCGTCCAGGACGCGCCCGACGCCGCACAGTTGTCCGTCGTCGACGGCCGGATCCGCTTCGACAATGTGACGTTCCAGTACGAGCCCAACGTCCCCGTCATCCGAGGAATCACTCTGGAAATCCAGGCGGGCGAGATCCTTGCGCTGGTAGGGCCCAGCGGCGCGGGCAAAAGCACTCTGTTCAACCTCATCCCGCGCTTCTATGACCCCGCCACGGGCAGCGTACAGATCGATGGGCGGGATCTGCGCTCCGTGACGCAGCAGAGCCTGCGCGACCAGATGGCCCTCGTGCCCCAGGAGACCATGCTGTTCGGCGGCACCATCCGCGAGAACATCCTCTACGGCCGCCTGGACGCAAGCGACGGAGAGATGATCGAGGCCGCGCGTGCCGCCAACGCCCACGACTTCATCATGGAGTTTCCGCTGCACTACGACACCGTGGTGGGCGAACGCGGCGCCAAGCTCAGTGGCGGGCAACGCCAGCGCATTGCCATCGCCCGGGCCATCCTCAAGAATCCGCGCATCCTGCTGCTGGACGAAGCCACCAGTTCCCTTGACAACGACTCGGAGGGCTTGGTCCAGGAAGCACTCAACCGCCTGATGCAGGGCCGCACCACCGTGATCATCGCCCACCGCCTCAGCACGATCAAGGTCGCCCATCGCATCGCCGTTCTGGACGCCGGGCGCATCGTCGAACTGGGCACTCATCGCGAGTTGATGGAGCTCGACGGCCTGTACGCACACCTCTATTCCATGCAATTCCCCGATGCCATCACTACAAGGCCGCTCGCCCGCCGACCCGTGGGCACAGCGCCGCTGCCTGCACCGGTGGCCGAACTCTCCGCTGGGTGA
- a CDS encoding HAMP domain-containing sensor histidine kinase, with product MMHHGRPAHALRAVGSLVFFIGILCLAFYLTDAAYARLGWHPHALLSLILNCFLGLFLMIALAATIGMIFRPRDRRRNAFSPITDALARIATGDFSIRLDENLRRHGVVGELVQSVNHMATKLDEMEKLRQEFVSDVSHEIQSPLTSIRGFACALRKDGLAPDDRHHYLDVIEAESLRLSRLSENLLKLASLDSEKVHFEPKPYRLDQQLRNLILACETQWSGKKLDMEVALDEATITADEDLLSQAWINLIHNSIKFTPEGGTVRVGLHRTADNWQVTIADTGIGISEEEQARIFERFYKADRSRRHSTGGSGLGLAIAKRAVELHHGSIAVRSQPGSGAEFTVSLPA from the coding sequence ATGATGCATCACGGGCGGCCCGCGCATGCGCTCCGTGCGGTTGGGTCGCTGGTCTTCTTCATCGGCATTCTATGCCTCGCCTTCTATCTGACTGACGCTGCCTATGCACGGTTGGGCTGGCACCCGCACGCTCTGCTCTCTCTGATACTCAACTGCTTCCTGGGTTTGTTCCTCATGATCGCGCTGGCCGCGACCATCGGCATGATCTTCCGGCCGCGGGACCGGCGGCGCAACGCTTTCTCCCCCATCACCGACGCACTGGCGCGGATCGCCACTGGTGACTTCTCCATCCGGCTGGACGAGAACCTTCGACGGCACGGGGTCGTAGGCGAGCTGGTCCAAAGCGTGAACCACATGGCCACCAAGCTCGATGAAATGGAGAAGCTGCGGCAGGAGTTCGTCTCCGACGTCTCTCACGAGATCCAGTCGCCGCTCACCTCCATCCGCGGTTTTGCCTGCGCCCTGCGCAAGGATGGACTCGCCCCGGACGATCGCCATCACTATCTGGACGTCATCGAGGCCGAGAGCCTGCGCCTTTCCCGGTTGAGCGAGAATCTGCTGAAACTGGCCTCTCTCGATTCCGAGAAAGTGCACTTCGAGCCCAAGCCCTACAGGCTCGATCAACAGCTTCGAAACCTGATTCTGGCCTGCGAGACGCAGTGGTCCGGCAAGAAACTGGACATGGAGGTGGCGCTGGACGAAGCGACCATCACAGCGGACGAAGACCTGTTGAGCCAAGCCTGGATCAACCTCATCCACAACAGCATCAAGTTCACTCCAGAGGGCGGCACGGTGCGCGTCGGCCTGCATCGCACCGCCGACAACTGGCAGGTGACCATCGCCGATACCGGCATCGGCATATCCGAGGAAGAGCAGGCGCGCATCTTCGAACGTTTCTACAAGGCCGACCGCTCGCGCCGCCATTCCACCGGCGGCAGCGGTCTTGGGCTGGCGATCGCCAAACGTGCTGTGGAGTTGCACCACGGCTCCATCGCTGTCCGCAGCCAACCAGGATCCGGCGCCGAGTTCACCGTGTCGCTGCCCGCATGA
- a CDS encoding response regulator transcription factor: MSKVLVVDDDPHIRELVRVFLEPEGLDVYEASDGCEALVRLETVKADMVILDIMMPNMDGWELCRRLRLAGDFPLLIITAKGETSHKIKGFQLGTDDYLVKPFEPVELVARVRALLKRYRVSSSQTVAIGDLSMDRKTHEVSVTGQPLSLPLKEFELLFELASYAGKTLSRSKLIEDIWGYDFEGNERTLDVHINRLRERFPEERHSFRIRTIRGLGYRLEAHP, encoded by the coding sequence ATGAGCAAAGTCCTGGTGGTTGACGACGATCCGCACATCCGCGAACTGGTCCGTGTCTTTCTCGAGCCCGAGGGACTGGACGTGTACGAAGCCTCGGACGGCTGCGAAGCGCTCGTCCGGCTCGAGACCGTCAAAGCCGACATGGTCATCCTGGACATCATGATGCCCAACATGGATGGCTGGGAGTTGTGCCGCCGCCTGCGCCTCGCCGGTGACTTTCCGCTGCTGATCATCACGGCCAAGGGGGAAACCAGCCACAAGATCAAGGGGTTCCAGTTGGGTACGGACGACTACCTGGTGAAGCCATTCGAGCCGGTGGAACTGGTAGCGCGCGTAAGAGCGCTGCTGAAGCGCTACCGGGTCTCGAGTTCGCAGACCGTAGCTATCGGCGACCTGTCGATGGATCGCAAGACCCACGAGGTGAGCGTGACCGGCCAGCCTCTGAGCCTGCCGCTCAAGGAGTTTGAACTGCTCTTCGAACTGGCCAGCTACGCCGGCAAGACCCTTTCCCGCTCGAAGTTGATCGAGGATATCTGGGGCTACGATTTTGAAGGCAACGAACGGACTCTCGATGTCCACATCAACCGCTTGCGGGAGCGCTTCCCGGAAGAGAGGCACTCTTTCCGCATCCGGACCATCCGCGGGCTGGGCTATCGTCTGGAGGCACACCCATGA